In the genome of Pseudomonas bubulae, one region contains:
- a CDS encoding response regulator: protein MNAPASIDERSFRKLLSRNVGLPLAVGVLSAALFVVMVSYLLSVIRWVEHSDRVISNANDAVRLTVDLETGMRGFLITGDEHFLDPYAVAKPQINVQLKGLQELVSDNPQQIDRLKRLEALQDEWNVYAQSMVDLRRQDGDYRSAVQAGRGKRLSDEIRKEYDDFIQMEQQLRMARSEDVSRTTIICIALYLCFVLGLSGFLAYVGRRDLIELSNSYNNVFESQIKTAQRLEQQAWLRNGQTELAEQVLGRLTLNMLGRNILQFCAQYLGSVVAAVYVREDHGGLKRVASYGFSREQEVQDQLIHNDEGIVGQAAQQDKLIRLDNVPADYSLKVTSGLGQGSPHSVLVVPTSDDDRVNGVIELGFLRPLSARDIELFELIADNIGTSIEAARYRQRLQEVLAETQQLNEELQVQQEELKTANEELEEQSRILKESQTSLETQQAELEQTNEELAGQRDAMDRKNTELNRVQIQLEDRADELQRSSKYKSEFLANMSHELRTPLNSSLILAKLLSENPQQNLSAEQVKFAESIYSAGNDLLNLINDILDISKVEAGKLEVRPENTSVGRVVEGLRGMFQPLAGEKFLGFDVQVQPGTPPMIYTDSQRLEQILKNLLSNAVKFTEKGQVSLVVSREPGEGVAFAVTDSGIGIAADQQESIFEAFRQADGTSNRRYGGTGLGLSISRDLATLLGGSITVSSEPGQGSTFTLVLPEQYVESAEELAQLSATAAPRPAPAALRSQPLPVVVPPVEIARFMDDREQAPFATRCILVIEDEPNFAHILFDLAHELGYRCLVAHGADEGFSLAAQFIPDAILLDMRLPDHSGLTVLQRLKALAPTRHIPVHVISVEDRVEAAMHMGAVGYAVKPTTREELKNVFARLEAKLTQKVKRVLLVEDDDLQRDSIARLIGDDDIEITAVGFAQEALDLLRDTIYDCMIIDLKLPDMLGNDLLKRMSTEEICSFPPVIVYTGRNLTRDEEAELRKYSRSIIIKGARSPERLLDEVTLFLHKVESQLSHERQTMLKTARSRDKVFEGRKILLVDDDVRNIFALTSALEQKGAIVVIGRNGREAIERLDEVEDIDLVLMDVMMPEMDGYEATVEIRKNPRWRKLPIIAVTAKAMKDDQERCLQAGANDYLAKPIDLDRLFSLIRVWLPKMERL from the coding sequence ATGAACGCACCTGCATCAATCGACGAGCGAAGCTTTCGCAAGCTCCTGAGTCGCAACGTCGGTTTGCCTTTGGCCGTCGGTGTGCTCAGTGCTGCATTGTTTGTGGTTATGGTCAGCTATTTGCTGTCGGTGATCAGGTGGGTCGAGCACAGTGATCGGGTCATCAGCAATGCCAATGACGCGGTGCGCCTGACGGTCGACCTCGAAACCGGCATGCGCGGTTTTCTCATCACCGGTGATGAGCATTTCCTCGACCCCTATGCCGTCGCCAAGCCGCAAATCAATGTGCAATTAAAAGGTTTGCAGGAGCTGGTCAGCGATAACCCCCAGCAGATTGACCGCCTCAAGCGTCTTGAAGCGTTGCAGGATGAGTGGAATGTCTACGCACAGTCGATGGTCGACCTGCGCCGCCAGGACGGTGACTACCGTTCGGCAGTGCAGGCCGGACGCGGCAAGCGCCTGAGTGATGAAATCCGTAAGGAATATGACGATTTTATTCAAATGGAGCAGCAACTGCGCATGGCGCGCAGTGAAGACGTCAGCCGTACCACGATTATCTGTATCGCCCTGTACCTGTGTTTTGTACTGGGCTTGAGCGGCTTTCTGGCCTATGTAGGGCGTCGAGATTTAATAGAGCTTTCAAATAGTTACAACAATGTCTTCGAGTCGCAGATCAAGACTGCGCAGCGCCTGGAGCAGCAGGCGTGGTTACGCAACGGTCAGACTGAACTGGCCGAACAGGTGCTGGGGCGTCTGACCCTGAATATGCTGGGGCGCAATATCCTGCAATTCTGCGCCCAGTATCTGGGGTCGGTGGTGGCGGCGGTTTACGTGCGTGAAGATCATGGCGGCCTGAAGCGTGTGGCCAGCTACGGTTTTTCCCGTGAGCAAGAGGTACAGGACCAGCTGATTCACAACGACGAAGGCATCGTCGGGCAGGCCGCGCAGCAGGACAAGCTGATTCGTCTGGACAATGTGCCTGCCGACTACAGCCTCAAAGTAACCTCCGGGCTGGGCCAGGGCAGCCCGCACAGTGTGCTGGTGGTACCGACCAGTGATGATGACCGGGTCAACGGGGTGATTGAGCTGGGGTTTCTGCGCCCGCTGAGCGCGCGCGATATCGAGCTGTTCGAACTGATTGCCGACAATATCGGCACCTCGATCGAAGCTGCCCGCTATCGTCAGCGCCTGCAGGAAGTGCTGGCCGAAACCCAGCAGCTCAACGAGGAGCTGCAAGTCCAGCAGGAAGAATTGAAAACCGCCAACGAAGAACTCGAAGAGCAGTCGCGCATCCTCAAAGAGTCGCAAACCAGCCTCGAAACCCAGCAGGCCGAACTTGAGCAGACCAACGAAGAGCTGGCTGGCCAGCGTGACGCGATGGATCGCAAGAACACCGAGCTGAATCGGGTCCAGATCCAGCTTGAAGACCGCGCGGATGAGTTGCAGCGCTCCAGCAAGTACAAGTCGGAGTTCCTCGCCAACATGTCCCACGAGCTGCGCACGCCGTTGAACAGCTCGCTGATTCTGGCCAAGCTGCTGTCCGAGAACCCGCAGCAAAACCTTAGCGCAGAGCAGGTGAAGTTTGCCGAGTCGATTTACTCGGCGGGCAATGACCTGCTCAACCTGATCAACGACATTCTGGATATTTCCAAGGTCGAAGCCGGCAAGCTTGAAGTGCGCCCCGAGAACACCAGCGTCGGGCGTGTGGTTGAAGGCTTGCGCGGGATGTTTCAGCCACTGGCAGGTGAAAAATTCCTGGGCTTTGACGTGCAAGTTCAACCCGGCACGCCGCCGATGATCTACACCGACAGTCAGCGTCTGGAGCAAATCCTGAAAAACCTGCTGTCCAATGCGGTCAAATTCACCGAGAAAGGCCAGGTCAGCCTGGTCGTGTCCCGTGAGCCGGGAGAAGGAGTGGCCTTTGCTGTGACCGATTCGGGCATAGGCATCGCCGCGGATCAGCAGGAAAGCATTTTCGAAGCCTTCCGCCAGGCTGATGGCACCAGCAACCGCCGCTACGGCGGAACTGGCCTGGGCCTGTCGATTTCCCGCGACCTGGCGACCTTGCTCGGTGGTTCGATCACGGTCAGCAGCGAGCCGGGGCAGGGCAGCACCTTTACCTTGGTGCTGCCGGAGCAATATGTGGAGTCGGCCGAGGAGTTGGCGCAACTGTCCGCCACTGCCGCGCCACGGCCAGCACCCGCGGCCCTCAGGTCTCAGCCGTTACCCGTCGTTGTGCCACCGGTAGAGATTGCGCGCTTTATGGATGATCGCGAGCAGGCGCCGTTTGCCACGCGTTGCATCCTGGTGATTGAAGATGAGCCCAACTTTGCGCATATCCTCTTCGATCTTGCACATGAACTTGGCTATCGTTGCCTGGTCGCCCACGGTGCCGACGAAGGTTTCAGCCTGGCCGCACAGTTTATTCCCGATGCCATCCTGCTGGACATGCGCCTGCCGGACCACTCGGGGCTCACCGTGTTGCAGCGCCTCAAGGCCCTTGCGCCGACCCGGCATATACCGGTGCATGTGATTTCCGTCGAGGATCGGGTCGAGGCCGCGATGCATATGGGCGCGGTGGGCTACGCGGTCAAGCCGACCACCCGTGAAGAGCTGAAAAACGTCTTCGCCCGCCTGGAAGCCAAGCTGACCCAGAAGGTCAAGCGCGTGCTGCTGGTAGAGGACGACGACCTGCAGCGTGACAGCATTGCCCGCCTGATCGGCGACGATGACATTGAAATCACCGCCGTAGGTTTTGCCCAGGAGGCACTGGACCTGCTGCGCGACACGATCTACGACTGCATGATCATCGACCTCAAACTGCCGGACATGCTCGGCAACGACTTGCTCAAGCGCATGTCCACCGAGGAAATCTGCTCGTTCCCGCCGGTTATTGTTTATACGGGGCGTAACCTGACCCGCGATGAAGAGGCTGAACTGCGCAAGTATTCGCGCTCGATCATCATCAAGGGCGCCCGCTCACCGGAGCGCTTGCTCGATGAAGTGACATTATTTCTGCACAAAGTTGAATCTCAGTTGTCCCATGAGCGGCAAACGATGCTCAAGACCGCGCGCAGCCGCGACAAGGTGTTCGAAGGGCGCAAGATTCTGTTGGTGGATGACGATGTCCGCAATATCTTTGCCCTGACCAGCGCACTGGAACAAAAAGGCGCCATTGTGGTGATCGGCCGTAATGGCCGCGAAGCCATCGAACGCCTGGATGAAGTTGAAGACATCGACCTGGTGTTGATGGACGTGATGATGCCGGAAATGGATGGCTACGAGGCCACCGTCGAAATTCGCAAGAACCCGCGCTGGCGCAAGCTGCCAATCATTGCGGTGACGGCCAAGGCGATGAAGGACGATCAGGAGCGTTGCCTGCAGGCAGGCGCCAATGATTACCTGGCCAAACCTATCGATCTGGATCGACTGTTTTCGTTGATCCGGGTCTGGCTACCGAAAATGGAACGACTCTAA
- a CDS encoding protein-glutamate O-methyltransferase CheR, which produces MQRNTDIELRLLIEAIYLKYSYDFRDYSGASIKRRVNHALRQFDCQTISALQERILHDPTAFMQLLQFLTIPVSEMFRDPEHFLAIRQEVVPILKTYPSLKIWIAGCSTGEEVYSMAILLREEGLLDRTIIYATDINPRSLEKAKQGIFSLENIRAYTHNYQKAGGQRSFADYYTAAYDYAIFDKTLRENVTFADHSLATDSVFSETNLISCRNVLIYFNKDLQNRAFGLFHESLCHRGFLMLGSKETLDFSNYSKQFTPVLKQERIYRKL; this is translated from the coding sequence GTGCAACGAAACACCGATATCGAGTTACGGTTGCTGATTGAAGCGATCTATCTCAAATACAGTTACGACTTTCGCGATTACTCCGGCGCTTCGATCAAGCGCCGGGTCAATCATGCATTGCGTCAGTTCGATTGCCAGACCATTTCGGCCTTGCAGGAGCGCATCCTGCATGACCCTACGGCCTTTATGCAGTTATTGCAGTTCCTGACCATTCCAGTGAGCGAGATGTTTCGCGATCCGGAACACTTCCTGGCCATTCGCCAGGAGGTGGTGCCCATCCTCAAGACCTACCCGTCGCTGAAAATCTGGATTGCGGGGTGCAGCACCGGTGAGGAGGTTTACTCCATGGCCATCCTGTTGCGCGAAGAAGGCTTGCTGGATCGCACTATCATTTACGCCACTGATATCAACCCGCGGTCTCTGGAAAAAGCCAAGCAGGGGATTTTTTCCCTGGAGAACATTCGCGCCTATACCCACAACTACCAGAAGGCCGGTGGTCAGCGTTCGTTTGCTGATTACTACACCGCCGCCTACGACTACGCGATTTTTGACAAGACGTTGCGTGAGAACGTGACCTTTGCCGACCACAGTCTGGCAACGGACAGCGTGTTTTCAGAAACCAATTTAATTTCATGCCGTAACGTATTGATTTACTTCAATAAAGATTTACAAAACAGAGCCTTTGGTCTGTTTCATGAATCGCTCTGCCACCGTGGCTTTCTGATGCTGGGCAGCAAGGAAACCCTGGATTTTTCGAACTACAGCAAACAGTTCACCCCGGTGCTCAAGCAAGAACGGATCTACCGCAAGCTATGA
- a CDS encoding hybrid sensor histidine kinase/response regulator, with product MLNDIQAKLLIVDDLPENLLALEALIKREDRLVYKALSADEALSLLLQHEFAMAILDVQMPGMNGFELAEMMRGTAKTKNIPIVFVSAAGREMNYAFKGYESGAVDFLHKPLDIHAVKSKVSVFVELYRQSKAMKQQVEALEQSRREQETLLAQLQLTQVELEHAVRMRDDFMSIVSHEVRTPLNGLILETQLRKMHLARDNAAAFTLDKMQAMVERDERQIQSLIRLIEDMLDVSRIRTGKLSIRPAPVDLAQVVAQLLESFSAQISAAQSSVNFTAVQPVVGQWDEFRIEQVISNLLTNALRYGAKKPIEVSVYIDDDQAVVDVRDQGIGISEANQQRVFQQFERVSASHVTAGLGLGLFISEQIVAAHSGTISVQSTLGEGALFRVCLPLVQKT from the coding sequence CTGCTAAATGATATTCAAGCCAAACTGCTGATCGTCGATGATCTGCCGGAAAACCTGCTGGCCCTTGAAGCGCTGATTAAGCGTGAGGATCGCCTCGTCTACAAGGCCCTGTCTGCCGACGAGGCGTTGTCGCTGCTGTTGCAGCACGAGTTCGCAATGGCCATTCTGGATGTGCAGATGCCCGGGATGAACGGTTTTGAACTGGCCGAGATGATGCGTGGTACGGCCAAGACCAAAAACATCCCCATCGTGTTTGTCAGTGCCGCCGGCCGTGAGATGAACTATGCCTTCAAGGGCTACGAAAGCGGTGCGGTGGACTTTTTGCACAAGCCGCTGGATATCCATGCGGTCAAAAGCAAGGTCAGCGTGTTCGTTGAGCTGTATCGTCAGAGCAAGGCCATGAAGCAGCAGGTCGAAGCGCTGGAGCAGAGCCGCCGCGAGCAGGAGACCCTGCTGGCGCAGCTCCAGTTGACCCAGGTGGAGCTGGAGCATGCTGTGCGAATGCGTGATGACTTTATGTCGATCGTCTCCCATGAGGTGCGAACGCCGCTCAACGGGCTGATTCTCGAGACCCAGCTGCGCAAGATGCACCTGGCCCGCGACAACGCCGCGGCATTTACCCTGGACAAAATGCAGGCCATGGTCGAGCGTGACGAACGCCAGATCCAGAGCCTGATTCGCTTGATTGAAGACATGCTCGATGTGTCGCGTATTCGCACCGGCAAGCTGTCTATCCGCCCTGCGCCGGTTGATCTGGCCCAGGTCGTTGCACAGTTGCTGGAGAGCTTCTCCGCACAGATCAGCGCAGCGCAATCAAGTGTCAACTTCACGGCGGTGCAGCCGGTGGTGGGGCAGTGGGATGAGTTCCGGATCGAGCAGGTAATCAGCAACCTGCTGACTAATGCCCTACGTTATGGTGCGAAAAAGCCCATTGAGGTATCTGTTTACATTGACGACGATCAAGCCGTGGTCGATGTGCGCGATCAGGGCATCGGCATCAGCGAAGCAAACCAGCAGCGGGTTTTTCAGCAATTCGAACGGGTTTCAGCCAGCCATGTCACTGCAGGTCTAGGCCTGGGGCTGTTTATCTCGGAGCAGATTGTGGCTGCGCACAGCGGCACCATCAGCGTGCAGAGTACATTGGGTGAGGGGGCATTATTCAGGGTTTGCCTGCCGTTGGTACAAAAGACATAA
- the mrdA gene encoding penicillin-binding protein 2 — translation MPEPIPLKDHDSEKRLVNKRLIACAALVLAISCALIGRMYFLQVTEFDYNSTVSENNRVHVLPIPPERGFIYDRNGVLLADNQPSFNMTITRERAGDTAKVLDSVISILHLPEEDRAVFAKAMKQARHPFDPSTLLYELTEDQIALLAVNQFRLPGIDVEAQFVRHYPQGDHFAHSVGYVGRINEKEAKQLNATQYRGTQSIGKTGIERFYENELHGQVGFEEVETNAQGRVMRVLRHTDAVAGKNIVLSLDIKLQEAAEDALGDRRGSIIALDPKTGEVLAMVSKPSFDPNLFVTGISSRDYSGLRDSIDKPLFNRALRGLYAPGSTIKPEVAIAGLDSGVISASTRVFDPGYFQLPNVDHKYRNWNHSGDGWVDLNAAIMRSNDTYFYDLASKLGIDRMHDYMAEFGLGQKVSLDMFEESSGLMPSREWKRSTRRQAWFPGETVILGIGQGYMQVTPLQLAQATALIANKGVWNRPHLARTVDGMPPVDEHPIPNLVLRDPRDWDQVNHAMQLVMHDPRGIARAAAQGVQYRIAGKSGTAQVVAIKQGERYNRLKTAERNRDNALFVGFAPAEDPQIVISVMIENGEAGGRVAGPVVRKVMDAWLLDNQGLLKPQYASPQVKGHATPHV, via the coding sequence ATGCCTGAGCCGATCCCTCTTAAAGATCACGATTCCGAAAAACGGCTGGTCAATAAAAGACTGATCGCCTGTGCGGCGCTGGTGCTGGCTATCAGCTGCGCCCTGATCGGTCGCATGTATTTTCTGCAAGTCACCGAGTTCGACTACAACTCCACGGTCTCCGAGAACAACCGGGTGCACGTGTTGCCCATCCCCCCGGAGCGCGGTTTTATCTATGACCGCAACGGCGTGCTGCTGGCCGATAACCAGCCCAGCTTCAATATGACCATCACCCGCGAGCGGGCTGGCGATACCGCCAAGGTGCTGGATTCAGTGATCAGCATCCTGCACTTGCCCGAAGAAGATCGCGCCGTATTTGCCAAGGCGATGAAACAGGCGCGCCACCCGTTTGACCCTTCAACCCTGCTGTACGAGCTGACGGAAGATCAGATCGCCCTGCTGGCCGTCAACCAGTTCCGCCTGCCGGGTATCGATGTCGAGGCGCAATTTGTACGCCACTATCCGCAGGGCGATCACTTTGCCCACTCAGTCGGTTATGTCGGGCGCATCAACGAGAAAGAAGCCAAGCAGCTGAATGCCACTCAATACCGTGGCACCCAATCGATCGGTAAAACCGGCATCGAACGCTTCTATGAGAACGAACTGCACGGCCAGGTCGGTTTTGAAGAAGTCGAAACCAATGCACAGGGCCGGGTCATGCGCGTGCTGCGCCACACCGATGCGGTGGCGGGCAAGAACATCGTGCTGAGCCTGGATATCAAATTGCAGGAAGCCGCCGAGGATGCCCTGGGCGACCGCCGTGGCTCGATCATTGCCCTGGACCCGAAAACCGGCGAGGTGCTGGCGATGGTCAGCAAACCGAGTTTCGACCCCAACCTGTTCGTGACCGGTATCAGCTCCAGGGACTACTCGGGCTTGCGCGATTCCATCGACAAACCGCTGTTCAACCGGGCCCTGCGCGGGCTGTATGCACCGGGATCGACCATCAAGCCCGAAGTGGCGATTGCAGGGCTGGACAGCGGCGTAATTTCCGCCTCGACCCGGGTGTTTGACCCCGGCTATTTCCAGTTGCCCAATGTCGACCACAAATACCGCAACTGGAACCACAGTGGTGACGGCTGGGTGGATTTGAACGCGGCGATCATGCGCTCCAACGACACCTACTTTTACGACCTGGCATCCAAGCTGGGCATTGACCGCATGCACGATTACATGGCCGAATTCGGGCTGGGGCAAAAAGTCTCGCTGGACATGTTTGAAGAGTCATCTGGCCTGATGCCGTCCCGCGAGTGGAAGCGCAGCACCCGCCGTCAAGCATGGTTCCCTGGCGAAACAGTGATCCTGGGCATCGGCCAGGGTTATATGCAGGTTACCCCGCTGCAGCTGGCCCAGGCCACCGCGCTGATTGCCAACAAGGGCGTATGGAACCGTCCGCACCTGGCCAGGACCGTGGACGGTATGCCGCCGGTGGATGAACACCCGATCCCCAATCTGGTGCTGCGTGATCCGCGGGACTGGGATCAGGTCAATCACGCCATGCAGTTGGTGATGCACGACCCGCGCGGTATTGCCCGGGCAGCAGCCCAGGGCGTGCAATACCGGATTGCCGGCAAAAGCGGTACGGCGCAGGTGGTGGCAATCAAGCAGGGCGAGCGTTACAACCGCCTCAAGACCGCCGAGCGCAATCGGGACAACGCCCTGTTTGTTGGCTTTGCCCCGGCGGAAGATCCGCAGATCGTGATTTCGGTGATGATCGAGAACGGCGAAGCCGGTGGCCGGGTGGCCGGCCCGGTGGTGCGCAAGGTGATGGATGCCTGGTTGCTGGACAACCAGGGCCTGCTCAAGCCGCAGTACGCCAGCCCGCAGGTCAAGGGCCATGCCACGCCGCATGTGTGA
- a CDS encoding chemotaxis protein CheB, giving the protein MAAHRPVEAVVIGASAGGVEALLALLGDLRPGYCLPIIVVLHLPDERRSQLAEVFAKRVALPVREVQDKQPIEPGTLYFAAPGYHVSVEQDQSFSLSQEERVHFSRPAIDYLFESAADVYQQRLAAILLTGANRDGALGLSQVKQAGGLTIIQDPDEAHVSTMPRAALELFQPDCILPLRGIGRLLVELEHIQCC; this is encoded by the coding sequence ATGGCTGCACACAGACCAGTAGAAGCCGTGGTGATCGGTGCCTCGGCGGGCGGGGTCGAAGCCTTGCTGGCCCTGCTGGGCGATTTGCGACCTGGCTATTGTCTGCCGATCATCGTGGTGTTGCACTTGCCCGACGAGCGCCGCAGCCAGCTGGCAGAAGTGTTTGCCAAGCGCGTGGCCCTGCCGGTGCGGGAGGTTCAGGACAAGCAGCCGATCGAGCCGGGTACCTTGTATTTTGCCGCGCCCGGCTACCATGTCTCGGTGGAGCAGGATCAGAGTTTTTCCCTGAGCCAGGAGGAGAGGGTGCATTTTTCGCGACCTGCGATTGATTACCTTTTTGAGTCTGCGGCCGACGTGTATCAACAACGCCTGGCCGCGATATTGCTGACAGGTGCCAATCGCGATGGTGCGCTGGGGCTGAGCCAGGTCAAGCAGGCGGGCGGCCTGACCATTATCCAGGACCCGGACGAAGCCCATGTATCGACCATGCCCCGCGCAGCCCTGGAGCTTTTTCAACCGGACTGCATCCTTCCCTTGCGCGGCATTGGCCGTCTGCTTGTCGAGCTGGAACATATCCAATGCTGCTAA
- a CDS encoding IS30-like element ISPpu17 family transposase yields MTTHYRQLTQGQRYQIEAGLSAAESQASIAKRVGVHPSTISREVRRNSTQNIYKAVSAAHESDARRAGARKFCKPATWLSHHLPVWLKHGMSPEQIAQRLKQEQPSRAVSHEWIYRFIAAEQRAGGELYTYLRHRRKRYRKRYGSHDRRGQLRNRVSISERPAEVESRERLGDWEGDTVHGLGGNLVTLVDRKSGYLSAYPVKRRTRRQVTRAINLMLQGHAAHTLTLDNGREFAGHERIALRSQCQVFFADPYSSWQRGTNENTNGLLRQYFPKGSDFSKLTVEAVNRTVARINLRPRKRLGWKTPYEVHTGVSVALMC; encoded by the coding sequence ATGACTACGCATTACCGGCAGCTGACTCAGGGACAACGTTACCAGATTGAGGCTGGCTTGAGCGCCGCAGAGAGCCAGGCGAGCATTGCAAAGCGGGTCGGCGTGCATCCCTCGACGATCAGTCGCGAGGTTCGCCGCAACAGCACCCAGAATATCTACAAGGCTGTTTCTGCGGCCCATGAAAGTGATGCTCGTCGAGCGGGTGCGCGCAAGTTTTGCAAGCCGGCGACATGGCTCAGCCATCATCTCCCGGTGTGGCTCAAGCATGGCATGAGTCCGGAGCAGATCGCCCAGCGGTTGAAGCAGGAGCAGCCAAGCCGGGCGGTCAGCCATGAGTGGATTTATCGGTTCATTGCCGCCGAACAGCGCGCCGGTGGTGAGCTTTATACCTATCTGCGACATCGCCGAAAGCGCTACCGGAAACGCTATGGAAGCCACGATCGGCGCGGGCAGCTGCGTAATCGCGTGTCAATCAGTGAACGCCCAGCCGAGGTCGAAAGCCGCGAGCGCCTGGGGGACTGGGAGGGCGATACGGTACATGGACTGGGCGGTAACCTGGTGACCCTGGTTGATCGCAAAAGCGGCTATCTGAGCGCCTATCCGGTCAAGCGCAGAACGCGCCGGCAGGTAACGCGGGCGATCAATCTGATGCTTCAGGGCCATGCCGCTCACACGCTGACGCTGGATAACGGAAGGGAGTTTGCCGGGCATGAACGCATCGCGCTACGGAGCCAGTGCCAGGTCTTTTTTGCAGACCCCTATTCATCCTGGCAACGTGGCACCAATGAAAACACCAACGGTCTGCTCCGCCAGTATTTCCCCAAGGGCAGCGACTTCAGCAAGCTGACCGTCGAAGCCGTCAATCGGACAGTAGCGAGGATCAATCTACGCCCGCGCAAGCGCTTGGGCTGGAAGACGCCGTACGAAGTGCATACAGGGGTGAGCGTTGCACTTATGTGTTGA
- a CDS encoding tetratricopeptide repeat protein, whose protein sequence is MTQPRRYLVISLVSALVAGGLWYSMRPDPAAPTPSVNQRYSIALDMAHNGKPGAARVLYQQLARTDLTDTRRAGLHAELPNYPSPQALKLADADLHNPSPLVRKAAIQSIVGLVPNAQRTLLLGPLLDDSEQSVRFAAANALLGLSPDEQGLYFGPLQQVVDEFERDLKTRPDDPQAQGQLARLYLHEGQLDDAQAALEQVTRLDPDNLKAVVAQIELLDKRGKADQARQLLARQLQAHPDSAYLQHALGIWLLNHGQTEYALLGLARAVELEPDNSDYRYKLATALHDLDQLEAAQRQLEELLQRQPANRKARVLLIRYWKEAGQLQNVQVLLAQLEQQNPDDPALQQGL, encoded by the coding sequence ATGACCCAGCCCCGCCGTTACCTCGTAATCAGCCTTGTGTCAGCACTTGTTGCCGGCGGCCTCTGGTATTCGATGCGCCCTGATCCTGCCGCCCCTACTCCTTCGGTAAACCAGCGCTACTCCATCGCACTGGATATGGCCCATAACGGCAAACCCGGTGCCGCCCGCGTGCTTTACCAGCAACTGGCTCGCACCGACTTGACCGATACCCGCCGCGCAGGCCTGCATGCCGAACTGCCCAACTACCCGAGCCCGCAAGCGCTCAAGCTGGCCGACGCCGATTTGCATAATCCTTCACCCCTGGTACGCAAAGCTGCGATCCAGAGCATAGTCGGGCTGGTGCCCAACGCCCAGCGCACGCTATTGCTGGGACCATTGCTCGATGACAGTGAACAGAGTGTGCGTTTTGCGGCTGCCAATGCCCTGCTTGGTCTGTCGCCAGATGAACAGGGGCTGTACTTCGGCCCCTTGCAGCAAGTGGTCGACGAGTTCGAACGCGACCTCAAGACCCGCCCCGATGATCCGCAGGCTCAAGGCCAACTTGCCCGGCTGTACCTGCATGAAGGCCAGCTGGACGACGCCCAGGCTGCACTGGAACAAGTCACCCGCCTGGACCCCGACAACCTCAAGGCCGTCGTCGCGCAAATCGAACTGCTGGACAAGCGCGGTAAAGCCGACCAGGCCCGGCAATTGCTGGCCAGACAACTTCAAGCCCATCCTGACTCAGCCTATCTGCAGCATGCCCTGGGCATCTGGCTGCTCAATCACGGCCAGACCGAGTACGCCCTGCTTGGCCTGGCCAGGGCCGTTGAGCTGGAGCCCGACAACAGTGATTACCGTTACAAACTGGCCACAGCCCTGCACGACCTCGACCAACTGGAAGCCGCGCAACGTCAGCTCGAAGAGCTGCTGCAACGCCAGCCTGCCAATCGCAAGGCACGCGTGTTGTTGATTCGCTACTGGAAGGAGGCCGGGCAATTGCAGAATGTGCAGGTGCTGCTCGCGCAACTGGAGCAGCAAAACCCGGATGACCCGGCGTTGCAGCAGGGCTTGTGA
- a CDS encoding response regulator: MSEDAQDVVLIVEDDPSILMVLSAYLSGEGYRVLQAENGEQAFEILASKPHLDLMVTDFRLPGGISGVQIAEPALKLRPDLKVIFISGYPAEIRDTGSPITLTAPILAKPFDLDTLQAQIQKLLA, encoded by the coding sequence ATGAGTGAAGATGCGCAAGATGTTGTTTTGATTGTCGAAGACGATCCTTCAATCCTGATGGTCCTGAGCGCCTATCTGTCGGGCGAGGGCTACAGGGTCTTGCAGGCCGAAAACGGCGAACAGGCGTTCGAGATCCTGGCGAGCAAGCCGCATCTGGACCTTATGGTTACCGACTTCCGTTTGCCGGGGGGGATTTCCGGGGTACAGATCGCCGAGCCTGCGCTCAAGCTGCGCCCGGACCTGAAAGTCATTTTTATCAGCGGTTACCCGGCCGAGATCCGCGACACGGGCAGCCCCATTACCCTGACGGCGCCGATCCTGGCCAAGCCGTTCGACCTCGACACCTTGCAGGCGCAGATCCAGAAGCTGCTGGCCTGA